In Daphnia pulex isolate KAP4 chromosome 7, ASM2113471v1, one genomic interval encodes:
- the LOC124198696 gene encoding MAP kinase-activating death domain protein-like isoform X2, producing MASSGGGSGGCDATKKYFCPRLIDYLAIVGSRRPAGYSTGSRSKAPPPSGPIGSTNPLSGTVVHGGAGHAVTPELLRRYPIDDHADFPLPLDMVYFCQPEGCLSLGNRRPGDHRRDIDSFVFTLTDKDSGKTRYGVCINFFRPVERLPSNASVSSRRDSWRDSIHRSSDSAFSSDQRSTMAPSDSDRDCSSAHRYHPADPASGVKWPYPSSGMTGVNQDSESGGSQPPSPRASRRKQRSRNQYLTSICLLSHHPFFTLFRECLVVLKKLIDACHENASPKRLGASRLTSRDSVWGLLTGQTTETASSIVLHDVRDIETWILRLLSAPVPIPGKTRVELEILPRSLQPTPLVFALPDHTRFPMVDFPLHLPLELLGVDTCLKVLSLIMLEHKVIMQSRDYNALSMSVLAFVTMLYPLEYMFPVIPLLPTCMSCAEQLLLAPTPYIIGISGSFFQHKKHFKLPDDVWLIDLDSNRISVPSRADEVPSLPEPECSILRNHLRQALASMSGEVVLPRVDHPQQQQQHQQQRGSHDFSSEMGHGHFSPFIYGNDVDSVDIATRVAMVRFFNSQNLLANFAEHTRTLRLYPRPVVAFQINSFLRSRPRAGPYLHKFARTQAVEFLAEWSLSPTNVAFLRVQTGVFDPAIIGDKHKWFSDQYEPLQFAVWDEASSMDSALRSLGKHDQIQTDESGSDSEGGGSSSSSYSSLSDLVSEQRTPDASPGPGLQAVPMTLSSGLDLKSIYRPPSTLQLPGGGSGLEMNESAFSQPESMSSSSSQSSIGSSHGIQTELAAESDIIITKPRNISEDKTDDVFNASDSETVVPSISQDSPTQRNVSIDSAPPLENEVVPAKIVTRPSSISVMTDRSMSTGSSGSNNSAHRQSSQTSLFEQLATQAKDLVRESTRQSSQEKLLAQMDKFRIQAKEKISDAARQTSEDGFFNPSTLEQFTAGARRAAEEASRSVQEASRTLKEASEDITAVSKNTIGDFTKSAKHAAAKGGLLKALGSSRESSSSLPVGLRSLGSLGSLGSRSSVTLAEPPLAQQQQEIQQQQSQSVMSHSSHQGKLVRSDSVSSQRDGLSGGRDFLSSVSSELNGLAAQTTSMFSGLFGSKGSKMGQPNSPQPFRLHPNAESAQRAKERQPPFGPFPRTSRRGLVEKSSLIRHTSSAKTKRPDNSQPSQISDRSANAIDSQTLLKDAVNQVIEGEGVGWLKLNRIRKLMEDENYRNLVVSRLNKTLDQKIGPDEHIDDVCVSRAVWKGMLKMLIAVTAGLEQTYINHGSGGMASSFQLLEIAHTHYWTKDISDGKFSDFASTSLSTAQPSLRGSPMGSRENLPSPHSPRTSVLATESDRSYSNSPELAGTPVPSRMSRSDASSPEPGNPDILRELLERKRNLMMLSLQGESQASVISGDGQGSCSASEAGSIITNPAFYRQKLSHQSFRSTMSDGEPDQQQVVRGFVRQNAAGWSSKSSITTGFRYHAGNMVTTAGTPSPESVRMYIFEGLLGKDRSSLWDQSQFWEDAFLDAVSQERDLVGMDQGPGEMMERYKSLSETERKRLEHEEDRLLSTLLYNLVAFMVMVDVDKTELKRKVRRLLGKSHIGLAYSHEVHQLLDQVEHLRGNDIDLKPFASRQMHRHSFTVQVGTDASGDLRFLEVRDDGLILRAVSGAIMERWWFERIVNMTYSPKTKILCLWRRNGGQTQLHKYYTKKCKALYYCIKEAMERAAARGAGALPGMELGGEFPIQDLRTGEGGLLQVCIEGVGLLFANSKFFVRLDYIRKCFTQKGGIFVLEEYNPKTRQILQRRYQSAMADQICYAVLCVFSYVAAGSEQRKKVEPT from the exons ATGGCGTCATCGGGCGGAGGAAGTGGTGGTTGCGACGCCACCAAGAAATACTTTTGCCCGCGATTGATCGACTATTTGGCCATCGTTGGATCACGTCGCCCGGCTGGCTACTCGACTGGCTCCCGCAGTaaagctcctcctccttctggCCCTATTGGGTCAACAAATCCATTAAGTGGAACTGTTGTTCACGGGGGAGCTGGGCACGCCGTGACACCGGAGCTTTTACGTCGCTACCCGATCGATGATCATGCCGATTTCCCGCTACCGCTCGATATGGTTTATTTCTGCCAACCAGAAGGTTGTCTCTCATTGGGCAATCGACGGCCCGGAGACCATCGGCGTGATATTGATTCGTTCGTCTTCACTCTGACCGATAAGGATTCCG ggaaaacgagaTACGGCGTCtgcatcaacttcttccggcCAGTCGAACGGCTTCCGTCGAACGCATCCGTGTCATCAAGACGCGATTCGTGGAGGGATTCCATTCACCGAAGTTCCGACTCCGCCTTTTCTAG CGATCAAAGGAGTACAATGGCGCCAAGCGATTCGGATCGTGACTGCTCCAGTGCACATCGCTATCATCCGGCTGATCCAGCTTCTGGTGTTAAATGGCCCTATCCTTCATCCGGAATGACGGGTGTTAATCAAGACTCGGAGAGCGGAGGATCTCAACCGCCTTCGCCTAGAGCCAGTCGTAGGAAACAg cGATCACGAAATCAATACTTGACTTCAATCTGCCTCCTATCTCACCACCCTTTCTTCACCCTGTTCCGCGAGTGCCTTGTCGTTCTCAAGAAACTTATCGACGCATGTCACGAAAACGCATCCCCCAAGCGACTAGGAGCTTCTCGGCTGACTTCAAG GGATTCGGTGTGGGGATTGTTAACGGGCCAAACAACGGAGACGGCCTCGTCTATAGTTCTCCATGACGTTCGTGACATCGAGACGTGGATCCTTCGTCTACTCAGCGCTCCGGTGCCCATTCCGGGCAAAACTCGAGTCGAACTCGAGATTTTGCCACGTTCACTGCAACCTACGCCTTTGGTGTTCGCCCTGCCCGACCACACCCGTTTCCCCATGGTCGATTTCCCGTTGCATCTGCCATTAGAGTTGCTGGGCGTTGATACTTGTCTCAAGGTGCTCTCCCTTATCATGCTAGAGCACAAGGTAATCATGCAATCACGCGATTACAACGCTCTCTCCATGTCCGTGCTGGCCTTTGTTACCATGCTCTACCCGCTCGAGTACATGTTTCCCGTCATCCCGCTCCTGCCCACTTGCATGAGCTGCGCCGAGCAGCTCCTGTTAGCTCCTACGCCTTACATCATCGGCATTTCGGGATCGTTCTTCCAGcacaagaaacatttcaaattgccGGACGATGTTTGGCTCATCGATCTCGACTCGAATCGCATCAGCGTGCCGTCAAGGGCCGATGAAGTACCATCGTTACCTGAGCCGGAATGTAGCATACTACGCAATCACCTACGTCAGGCGTTGGCCAGCATGAGTGGAGAGGTGGTCCTTCCTAGGGTAGATcatccccaacaacaacagcaacatcagcagcagcgtgGAAGTCACGATTTCTCATCCGAGATGGGTCATGGACATTTCAGTCCATTCATTTATGGCAACGATGTCGATTCGGTCGATATTGCCACTAGAGTGGCCATGGTCCGTTTCTTCAACTCGCAGAATTTGCTGGCCAATTTCGCCGAACACACTAGGACACTTAGGCTGTATCCACGACCCGTTGTGGCTTTCCAGATCAACAGTTTTCTCAGGTCGAGACCCAGAGCTGGACCCTATCTCCACAAATTTGCTAGGACTCAG GCCGTTGAATTCCTGGCGGAGTGGAGTCTGTCGCCGACCAACGTGGCCTTTTTACGTGTCCAGACGGGCGTTTTCGATCCGGCCATTATCGGAGACAAACACAAATGGTTCAGCGATCAATACGAGCCACTGCAATTCGCCGTTTGGGACGAGGCCAGCTCAATGGACAGCGCTCTTCGCTCTCTAGGCAAACACGATCAAATTCAAACCG ATGAGAGTGGCTCAGATTCAGAAGGCGGGGGTAGTTCCAGTTCGTCCTACTCTTCACTGAGCGATCTGGTATCCGAACAACGAACGCCGGATGCGTCACCTG GTCCTGGACTTCAAGCGGTTCCGATGACGTTGTCTAGTGGACTTGATCTCAAATCGATTTACCGACCTCCATCAACCCTGCAACTCCCTGGTGGAGGATCCGGGCTAGAAATGAACGAATCAGCTTTCTCCCAACCAGAGTCAATGTCTTCATCTTCCTCACAAAGTTCCATCGGATCATCTCACGGCATTCAAACGGAATTGGCTGCCGAAAgtgacatcatcatcactaaACCCCGCAACATTTCAGAG gATAAAACCGATGACGTGTTTAACGCCTCTGATTCGGAGACTGTGGTGCCCAGCATCAGCCAGGATTCGCCTACCCAAAGGAACGTATCGATTGATAGTGCTCCGCCATTGGAAAATGAAGTTGTCCCTGCAAAAATA GTAACTAGGCCGTCTAGCATAAGTGTGATGACTGATCGTTCGATGAGTACGGGATCCAGCGGCTCCAACAATTCGGCCCATCGACAGAGTAGTCAAACTTCGTTATTTGAACAGTTGGCGACTCAAGCCAAAGATTTAGTCCGGGAGAGCACTAGACAAAGCAGCCAGGAAAAACTATTGGCTCAAATGGACAAA TTCCGGATCCAAGCCAAAGAGAAGATCTCAGATGCTGCTAGACAAACAAGCGAAGATGGTTTCTTCAATCCATCCACCTTGGAGCAGTTTACCGCTGGAGCTAGACGGGCTGCGGAGGAAGCTAGTCGAAGTGTTCAAGAAGCATCACGAACCCTAAAAGAAGCTTCGGAAGACATTACGGCCGTTAGTAAAAATACCATCGGAGATTTCACCAAGAGCGCTAAACACGCTGCTGCCAAAGGCGGATTGCTCAAG GCACTGGGCAGTTCTCGGGAGTCGTCTAGCAGTCTTCCAGTCGGATTACGTTCATTGGGTTCGTTAGGTTCGCTGGGATCACGAAGTTCCGTCACGCTCGCCGAGCCTCCactggcccagcagcagcaggagatccagcagcaacagtcgCAATCAGTCATGAGCCACTCGAGTCACCAGGGAAAACTCGTTCGCAGTGATAGTGTCAGCAGTCAGCGGGATGGTTTATCGGGCGGACGTGATTTCCTTTCCAGCGTCAGTAGCGAACTGAATGGATTAGCAGCTCAAACGACGAGCATGTTCAGCGGATTGTTTG GCTCAAAAGGTTCCAAAATGGGACAGCCAAATTCTCCACAGCCTTTCCGTCTACACCCGAATGCAGAATCTGCTCAACGAGCAAAAGAACGACAACCACCGTTCGGTCCATTCCCTAGAA CTAGTAGACGCGGTTTAGTAGAGAAATCATCTTTGATTCGACATACTTCTTCAGCCAAGACCAAACGACCTGACAATTCCCAGCCATCGCAGATTAGCGATCGATCAGCCAACGCTATCGATAGTCAGACACTTCTCAAAGAT GCGGTCAATCAAGTGATAGAGGGCGAAGGTGTCGGATGGCTAAAGTTGAATCGCATCCGCAAATTGATGGAAGATGAAAACTATCGAAACCTTGTGGTCAGTCGACTTAATAAGACGTTAGATCAAAAGATTGGTCCCGATGAACACATCGACGATGTG TGCGTTTCTCGGGCTGTGTGGAAAGGaatgttgaaaatgttgataGCTGTCACTGCAGGGCTGGAACAAACTTACATCAATCACGGCTCAGGTGGAATGGCTTCATCTTTCCAGCTGCTGGAAATCGCTCACACCCATTACTGGACGAAAGATATCAGTGATGGCAAGTTTTCGGATTTTGCATCGACTAGCCTCAGCACAGCTCAGCCTTCACTG CGCGGGAGTCCGATGGGCAGTCGGGAGAATTTACCTTCACCTCACAGTCCACGTACGAGTGTTTTGGCAACCGAATCGGACAGAAGTTACAGCAATTCGCCGGAATTGGCTGGAACGCCAGTTCCATCTCGAATGTCACGAAGCGATGCTTCTAGTCCTGAACCGGGTAATCCCGACATTCTTCGAGAGTTATTGGAACGCAAACGCAATCTCATGATGTTATCTCTACAAGGAGAATCCCAA GCTAGCGTGATAAGTGGTGACGGTCAAGGATCGTGCAGTGCTTCAGAAGCTGGCAGCATTATTACGAATCCAGCTTTCTATCGTCAGAAACTATCACATCAATCCTTTCGGAGCACCATGTCGGATGGAGAACCGGATCAGCAACAG GTTGTCCGGGGCTTCGTTCGGCAGAATGCAGCCGGATGGTCATCAAAGTCTTCGATAACGACCGGTTTTCGCTATCACGCTGGTAACATGGTCACCACGGCTGGAACTCCTAGTCCTGAATCTGTGAGGATGTACATTTTCGAGGGTCTTCTCGGGAAGGACAGATCCAGTCTGTGGGATCAAAGTCAATTTTGGGAGGATGCTTTCCTTGATGCAGTCTCGCAAGAAAGAGATCTAGTGGGCATGGATCAAGGACCCGGAGAAATGATGGAAAG GTACAAGTCACTGAGtgaaacggaaagaaaaagactggAACACGAAGAGGATAGACTGCTTTCAACATTGCTGTACAATTTAGTGGCTTTCATGGTCATGGTCGACGTGGACAAAACGGAATTGAAACGCAAAGTCCGTCGATTGCTAGGCAAATCTCACATAGGATTGGCTTACAGCCACGAAGTTCACCAGCTTTTAGATCAAGTCGAACATTTG AGAGGCAACGATATTGATTTGAAGCCATTCGCTTCACGTCAAATGCACAGGCACAGTTTTACCGTTCAAGTGGGGACTGATGCATCCGGTGATTTGCGATTCCTGGAAGTTCGTGACGACGGCCTGATCCTGCGTGCTGTTAGCGGTGCCATCATGGAGCGCTGGTGGTTTGAACGCATCGTCAACATGACCTACAGTCCCAAAACTAAAATCCTCTGCCTTTGGCGACGAAATGGCGGCCAAACGCAACTTCACAAATACTACACCAAAAAg tGCAAGGCCTTGTATTACTGCATCAAAGAAGCGATGGAAAGAGCTGCAGCTCGAGGTGCTGGGGCACTGCCCGGCATGGAACTCGGAGGTGAATTTCCCATCCAGGATTTGCGGACGGGTGAAGGTGGTCTCCTTCAGGTGTGCATCGAAGGTGTCGGTCTACTCTTCGCCAACAGTAAA TTTTTCGTCCGGCTGGATTACATCCGCAAATGTTTCACCCAAAAAGGCGGAATCTTCGTTCTGGAAGAATACA ATCCAAAAACGAGACAAATACTTCAGCGCCGATATCAGTCAGCTATG GCGGATCAGATTTGTTACGCTGTTCTCTGCGTGTTTTCTTACGTGGCCGCCGGAAGCGAACAGCGTAAAAAGGTTGAGCCGACTTGA